CCGACAACCTGCTCGGCCTCTATGCCCTCCTGAGCGGCAAGGGCCGCCAGGCTGCCGCCACCGAGTGCGCCGAGATGGGGTGGGGACGCTTCAAGCCCCTGCTCACCGAGGTGTTGGTGGAGGCCCTGGCCCCGGTGCAGGAGCGCTACCGGAACTGGCGGGGGGACCCCGGGGCCCTGGAACAGGTGCTGGCGGAGGGTCGCCAGCGGGCGGAGAGCGTGGCTGAGGCGACGCTGGAACGCGTCCACGACGCCCTGGGCTTCCTGCCACCCAGGCCCCTGGCCTGAGGGCGAGCGGGCCCCTTCAGGCAGAGCCTCCGGGACTGCCGCGGAGCGAAGGGAAACCCCGCGGCGGAGTTCGCTGCGCCGGCACTGGAGGGGGTCGCATGGGGGACAGTTGCAAGACCGTCCGGGCCACCCTGGCCAGACTTGCCGGTTCTCGTGAGGGTTGAGTGGGTAGGTATATCTGCGGCCAGGGGGGCAAATTATGCCGCTGGCGGCTTAACACTTTCGACAGGATCGATCAGCCGCGCTGATCCTTCCGGGCCCCTACGCCCCCTTGACGCCCTCTTCGCCAAGGCCGCGATCCTGAACCACCAAGCCTGTGCCGGCAGCCCTCGCGGGCTTCAGGAGACCAGTCTCACGGCTTGTCCAAGGTCTGGATGCATGCGCCGATGCCTTTGTCAACTCCCCAGGCCAGGGAGTAGCTGCCGTCACCCACGGATCAGCAACGTGTGGCGACTCGCTTGATCCCTGACTGAAGCCCTCCTTTCTCCAGCACCCGGCCCGCCGTCCCCTGGCGATCGCGGCCTGCCTGGTGGCGGCACTCCCCACCACCCTGGCGGCCTCGGCCGAACTGCCCGGAGGTCCCGCCCGCCTCGACGCGGCCGCCAGCCGCCTCCCGGCCGCCACCCGCGTGGCCGCGCGGAAGGCCCAGGGGCCGTTCACGATCACGCCGCAACGCCGGGCCCTGCTGGACACGATCCGCTACGCGGAGGGCACCTGGAAGGGTGGACGCCCCGAGGGCTACCGCGTGCTCTACGGCGGCCAGCTGTTCTCCCGCCTGGATCGCCATCCCGAGATCACCGTGCGGCGCCGCTACACCAGCGCGGCCGCAGGGGCCTACCAGTTCCTTCCTGGCACCTGGAGGGAAGTCTCACGGCGCATGGGCCTGCGCAGCTTCGAACCCCACAACCAGGACCAGGCAGCCCTCTACCTCGTTCAGCGCCGGCGAGCCCTGCACCTGTTCGACCGGAAGGGGCTCGACGCTGAGGTGATGGCCCGCCTGGCACCCGAATGGGCCTCCCTGCCGGCGCAGCATGGGGGCAGCTACTACGGACAGCCCGTGAAGAGCCGCCAGGAGCTCACCCGCTTCTACCAGGGGGCACTGGCCCGGGCCCGACAGCAGAACCGCGCGGCCTAGGGCTCCCGGTAGATCACCCGGCCCCGTTCATCGTTTCCCACATCGAGCAGGTGGGCATGGAGCAGCCGTTCGATCACGCTTCGCAGCTCCTCGCTCTCCAGGGCGTCATGGTCCTCCAGGCTGAGCACCGCATCGTTCAGGGTGAATCCCCGTTCCCCCCGCATCCGGGCCAGTTGCAGCAGCTGGCGCTCGGTGGACACCCCTCGGCCTCGGCGCAGCAGCGGCACGGTGTTGGCCTGCTCCACCAGTTCAGGCAGCAGCCAGAGGTCCACGAGCTGGCCGAGGAAACAGAGCCCGAAGGTGAACAGGTAAAGCGTGCCGCTCAGGGGCTTGCGGGCATAGAAGCGCTGCAGGCCGCACACGCCCACCAGCCCCAGGGCCCACACCAGGTAGGCCAGGGCGAGATGACGCCGCTGCGACAGCACCATCAGCCGTGGGGCTCGGGGGGCAGCAGGCCGCCGGGCATGGCAGGGGGGTCGGGCCAGACCATCGGCGGCAGGTCCACACCGCTGCTGCGCAGCCGGGCCGAGAGGGACCACAGCTGCATCACCAGCTGGTGCCAGGGTGCCAGCGAGTCCATGCCCAGGGCCATCGGCACCGGAGCGGCCTGGCGGAGGCTGGAGGCCGCTGCCAGCTGGCTGTTGGCTTCCGCGAGCCGCTGGCGCAGGGCACGCCGTTCCTGCGGTGCCATCACCTCGTCGGGGCACAGTTCGAGCAGCAGCTCACCGCGGCTGAACCACACGCGGAAATCGGCCAGCAACGACCCCAGCAGGTGGTCGAGCAGATCGGCGGCGGGCTCCTGGGGCGAGGAGGAGGGGCTCATGAAATCAGCCTAGAAGGGCTGCGTAGGATCAGTCTTCACCACTCCCTGACGCATCGTGCCCGCTTCCGCGCCCGCATCCCGCCCCCATCAGGATGCGAGCGGGACCGGCACCGGGGCCGAGGCGACGCCGGCGCTCACCCTGCCCAGGACCAGCGAGAGCGAGGCGCTGCTGCGGATCCGCCATTCCATGAGCCATGTGATGGCCATGGCGGTGCAGAAGCTGTTTCCGAAGGCCCAGGTCACGATCGGGCCCTGGACCGAGACGGGCTTCTACTACGACTTCGACAGTCCCGACCCCTTCAGCGAGGCCGACCTCAAGGCCATCAAGAAGGAGATGATCCGGATCATCAACCGGAAGCTGCCGCTCGAGCGCCTCGAGGTGAGCCGCGCCGAGGCCGAGGCGCGAATCCAGGCCCAGAACGAGCCCTACAAGCTCGAGATCCTGGCGGGAATCACCGAGCCCATCACCCTCTACACCCTGGGTGAGGAGTGGTGGGACCTCTGCGCCGGCCCCCATGTGGCCAACACCGGTGAACTCAACCCCCGGGCCTTCGATCTGGAGAGCGTGGCGGGCGCCTACTGGCGCGGTGACGAGAACAACGCCCAGCTCCAGCGCATCTACGGCACCGCCTGGGAAACCCCCGAACAGCTGGCGGAATACAAGCGCCGCCAGGAGGAGGCCAGGCGCCGCGACCACCGCCGCCTCGGCACCGACCTGGACCTGTTCTCGATCGAGGACGAGGCCGGCGCGGGCCTGGTGTTCTGGCACCCGCGGGGTGCGCGCATGCGGCTG
This sequence is a window from Cyanobium sp. PCC 7001. Protein-coding genes within it:
- a CDS encoding glycoside hydrolase family 104 protein, coding for MAALPTTLAASAELPGGPARLDAAASRLPAATRVAARKAQGPFTITPQRRALLDTIRYAEGTWKGGRPEGYRVLYGGQLFSRLDRHPEITVRRRYTSAAAGAYQFLPGTWREVSRRMGLRSFEPHNQDQAALYLVQRRRALHLFDRKGLDAEVMARLAPEWASLPAQHGGSYYGQPVKSRQELTRFYQGALARARQQNRAA
- a CDS encoding DUF2605 family protein; this translates as MSPSSSPQEPAADLLDHLLGSLLADFRVWFSRGELLLELCPDEVMAPQERRALRQRLAEANSQLAAASSLRQAAPVPMALGMDSLAPWHQLVMQLWSLSARLRSSGVDLPPMVWPDPPAMPGGLLPPEPHG
- a CDS encoding TM2 domain-containing protein; protein product: MVLSQRRHLALAYLVWALGLVGVCGLQRFYARKPLSGTLYLFTFGLCFLGQLVDLWLLPELVEQANTVPLLRRGRGVSTERQLLQLARMRGERGFTLNDAVLSLEDHDALESEELRSVIERLLHAHLLDVGNDERGRVIYREP